From the genome of Novosphingobium sp. P6W:
CGCTCGGCGCCTGCTGCCGGGATCGGCCAATGGGCCAGCGGCTGGCTGGAGGTAGACGATCAGGAAGTCTCCGCCGTGATCGACGCCCTCAACCGCTATCGCACCGTGCCGATCCGGCACGACGCCGCCGCGCTGGCAGGCATCCGGGTGACGGGCAGCTACCCGCTTGCCGATCAGGACCGTGCGCTGAAAGCGATCGGGCGCACCCCGGGCGCTGAAATCGTGCGAGATGGCGACGGCGCATGGCGCCTCATCCGCCGCAGCGGGCCGCCTCGTCCATAAAATTTCGCAGGCGCCTGAACAGTCCCGCCGCCCTCGCTCGTCTCTAACGCAAGACCAGCACAATGAGGCACAGCAATGACCCAGTTTCCGACTTCCACCTCCTGCATCGCCGTCGCCCTGGCCACCTTGTCCGCTGTGGTACCCGGCATCGCGGCTGCGCAGGCCAATAACGCGCAGGCCGCGGACGCTTCGCGCGCTATCGCGATCGAACGTGGGCCGCTGGGCGCTGCCATCGCGCGGTTGGGGCGGCAGGCGGGCGTGGTGATCGTGGCCGATCCTGCGGTGCTGCGCGGACGCTTCACCCCCGGCGTGCGCGGACGCTTCACCCCCGGCGAGGCGCTGGCCAGGCTGCTGGCCGGCACCGGGCTTTCCGCCCGCCCCGATGGCGACGGCGGCTTCATGCTGGTCAGCGGCGCTGAGACCGCGTCTGCCGGTGGCGAAGATGTCCCCAGCGACATCACCGTGATGGGCAACCGCGCGGTAACCGCCACCAAGACCGACACCAAGCTCACCGAAACGCCCCAGTCGATCAGTGCCATCACCGGCGAGCAGATCGCCGCGCGCGGCGCCATCGGCTTGCAGGAAGCGCTGCGCTACACGCCTGGCCTGCGCACCGAACCCAACGGCGTCGACAACCGCTGGGACTACGTAACTGCGCGCGGCGGCTTTCCCGCCGCGCAGTTCGTCGACGGCATGAAGCGCGCCGACATCTCGGCCGCGCCGCGCACCGATGTCTACACCTTCGAGCGAGTCGAGGTGCTGCGCGGGCCGTCCTCCGTGCTCTACGGACAGGGCGCGGCGGGCGGCATCATCAACACGATTTCCAAGCGGCCGGAATTCAGGACCGCTGGCGAAATGGCGGTCCAGTACGGCACTTTCGACCGCAAGCAGGCGCAAGTCGACGTAACCGGCGCGCTGGACGCGAACGGCACCTTGGCCGCCCGATTCGTGGGCGTAGTGCGCGATTCCGGCAATCAGGTGGACTTCGGCCGGGATGACCGCATCGCCTTGACCCCCTCCATCCGCTTCCAGCCGGACGAGAACACCGACATCACCCTGCTGGGCCTATACCAGCGCGACAAGGCTGCTGCGATTTCCGCCTATGTGCCAGTGGTCGCCAGCGTCAACGCGCCTGCGGGACGGCGGCTTTCACGCAGCGCCTTCCTGGGTGAGCCCGGCCACGATTATTACGACACCGAGGAGAAGAGCGCCACGCTGCTAGTGACGCACCGTTTTTCGGACGCCATCCGATACAGCGGCGCGGTGCGCTACAGCCGGTACAAATCGGATAACGGGACGGTCAATCTCTCCGTCTGGAGCGGGCTGGAAAACCCCTTCATCGACGCCGCGAACACTCAGATCGAACGCACGGTGTTCGATTTTCGCAGCCGGGTGAACATGCTCACCACCGACCACAACCTGACCTTCGATTTCGCAACCGGCCCGTTCGAGCACAAGGTGCTGGTCGGTATCGACTACCTGCGCAGTTCCGCCCGCACCGATTATGCCTTCGGCGCCGCCGGGCCGATCGACATCTACGCGCCCGTCTATACCGGCGTCGAGATGGGCGCCTTCGATCCCCAGCCGCGCCAGGTCGCCAGCCAATTGGGCATCTACGTGCAGGACCAGATCCGATATGCCGACCGGGTAACGCTGGTACTGGGCGCAAGGCGCGACCGGGCCAGGACGGTGAACGA
Proteins encoded in this window:
- a CDS encoding TonB-dependent siderophore receptor, whose protein sequence is MTQFPTSTSCIAVALATLSAVVPGIAAAQANNAQAADASRAIAIERGPLGAAIARLGRQAGVVIVADPAVLRGRFTPGVRGRFTPGEALARLLAGTGLSARPDGDGGFMLVSGAETASAGGEDVPSDITVMGNRAVTATKTDTKLTETPQSISAITGEQIAARGAIGLQEALRYTPGLRTEPNGVDNRWDYVTARGGFPAAQFVDGMKRADISAAPRTDVYTFERVEVLRGPSSVLYGQGAAGGIINTISKRPEFRTAGEMAVQYGTFDRKQAQVDVTGALDANGTLAARFVGVVRDSGNQVDFGRDDRIALTPSIRFQPDENTDITLLGLYQRDKAAAISAYVPVVASVNAPAGRRLSRSAFLGEPGHDYYDTEEKSATLLVTHRFSDAIRYSGAVRYSRYKSDNGTVNLSVWSGLENPFIDAANTQIERTVFDFRSRVNMLTTDHNLTFDFATGPFEHKVLVGIDYLRSSARTDYAFGAAGPIDIYAPVYTGVEMGAFDPQPRQVASQLGIYVQDQIRYADRVTLVLGARRDRARTVNEGVDRQVDTVTTFRAGLIGDLGSGIAPYVSYSESFQPTLGLNVYGEAYLPQRGTQYEVGVKWQPTPAILASIAAFDVKGTNRLQTDPTNVNNQIQQGEVKSKGIEVEAAWTVARDFTLSASYAYVDAEIKKATDPLEVGAPIPTVAKHSAGIWGEKSLDLGGDTGLRLGGGVRYVGPTNELAVYQDDAGGSVIDTQRTPGYTLVDALLALDWKQWSLAVNATNLFDKTYYSSCSVRSACGTGYARTVIGTLGYRF